The following is a genomic window from bacterium.
GAGAGTCTTTTGGCCAGGATCAAGCTCGAAAACCTCGTGAAAAAATTCGGATCGGTCACCGCCGTCGCCGGCGTGTCGTTCGACATCGACGACGGCGAGTTCATGATCATGGTCGGGCCTTCGGGCTGCGGAAAAACCACGACGCTCAACATGATCTCGGGACTGGAAACGCCCACCAGCGGCACACTCATGATCGGGGAGCGCCTCGTCAACGATCTCGACCCGGGCGAGCGCGGTCTCGGCATGGTCTTCCAGGACCTCGCTCTTTTTCCCCATATGACGGTTTTCGAAAACGTGGCCTTCGGGCTGCGGGTGAACAAGGTCGCTGACAGCGAGGTGCGCCAGCGCGTGCAGAAGGTGACGGAAACGATGAAAATTTCGCATCTCCTGTCCAAAAAACCGGGACAATGCTCCGGCGGAGAGGCGCAGCGCGTGGCCCTCGCCCGGACGATCATCACCAACCCGGACGTTCTCCTCATGGATGAGCCGCTCTCCAGCCTGGATGCGAAACTGCGGATCGACATGCGCACCGAACTGAAACGTCTTCACGAGGCACTGAAGTCCACATTCGTCTACGTCACCCATGATCAGGCGGAAGCCATGACGATGGCCGACCGCATCGTCGTCATGCGGGACGGCCACATTCAGCAAATCGGGACGCCCCTCGAAATCTACCGGACGCCGGTCAATCAGTTTGTCGCCACCTTTTTCGGCACACCCACCATGAACATGATTTCAGGGCGCATCTCCGCCGGAGAAAACCCGCTCTTCCAGTCGGAACAGTTCGAGCTTTCCCTGCGGCGCGACACCGTTCCGGCCTCCGCCTTCGGCCGGAAAGTGAACCTCGGAATCCGCTCAGAGCACATCCGGATGGGAAGCGCCGGCGTCCGGGGAGAGATCAAGCTCCTCGAACCTCTCGGAAACGAAACACTGGTATTTTTCACTTACGGCGCGGACCCGCTCTTCGTGGCCAAGACAAGCGCCGACCAGGAATACCGGGTGGGCGATTCGATACACTTCGACTTCAACCCCAATGGCGTTCTCTTTTTCGATGCCGAAGACGGCAAACGCCTGGAGTAGCGCCTTGGCCTCTCCCCTGACTTCACGAAAACCAATCGCCATCGTGACGCTTTTCGCGTGGCTGCTGATTCTCATGCTCTTGTCGGCCGCGCCGGCTCCGGGCCAGACGCCCTCGTTTCCGGCGCCATCTCCCGAGGCGCAAAGCGCCATTTTTCTTTTCCGCGAGGCTGCGGGCACCATCGAGGAAAACTACGCCTCCCTCCCCGACCGGAAAAAATTCCTGGCCGCCGGAATCTTCGGACTCCAGAAATCTCTCGGCAAGGAAAACCTGCAGGTCATCCAAAATTCTCCCCGCAGCTTCCTGCTCCGCTCCGGGGAGAACGAGCTGGCTGTCCACTTCGGCGGCTCCCGCGGGAGCGAACTCACCTCCTTCGAAAGCGCCTACCAGTTTGCTGTCATGAATGGAAAAACCGAAAAGAAAAACAAACCCCTCGAGATCATGTACCAGGCGCTCGACGGAATGATCTCGGCGCTCGACGAATTCAGCGGATTCCTGGACCCCGCCGCCTTCCGGGAATTGCAGGTGGAAACTTCCGGCCGCTTCGGCGGGATCGGCATCTCGGTCTCGATGCGCGATGGGTATCTGACCATCATCGCCCCCATCGAGGACACGCCCGGGTTCCGGGCGGGCCTGCTGCGGGGCGATATTATTCTTGCGGTCAACGTCGAGGAGATCCGCAACATAACGCTCCGGGAGGCGGTCACTCGCATGCGCGGGCCGCCCGACACGGAGGTGCGGCTTCTCATCCAGCGCCAGGGATGGGAAAAACCGCGCGAATTCCGAATCGTGCGCGCTGTCATTGAAACGCCCAGTGTCACCAGCCGCCTTCTCGAAGGGAGTATCGGCTACATCCGCATATCCACTTTCCATCAGGAAACCACCCACGAACTCGACGAGGCGCTCGAGCGGCTTCTGAAAGAAAACCCCCGCGGCTTCATCCTTGATCTGAGAAACAACCCGGGCGGCCTGCTTCTGCAATCGGTCCGGGTGGCCGAGCGTTTCCTGCCCCGGAAGAGCATGATCGTCTTCACCAAGGGGAGGCACCGCGAGCATGTCCTTTATTTCCACACCGAGGAGAGCGGACGTGTGCGCCGCAAACCCCTCGTCGTCCTCGTCAACGGCGGCAGCGCCAGCGCTTCGGAGATCGTCGCCGGTGCGCTTCAGGATCTCGACCGGGCGCTGCTCATCGGCCAGAAAACTTTCGGAAAAGGATCCGTCCAGACCATCATCCCGCTCGGCCATGAAACCGGAATCCGCCTGACCACCGCCCTCTACTACACTCCGCTGGGGCGGAGCATCCACCACAAGGGAATCCGCCCGGACGTGGTGGTCGCGGATTCGAAGAGGCCCCGGAGCGCTTCCTCCTCCGCGCCCGGCGATGGCCCCCCGGCCTTCGGCGAAAATGACCCGCAACTGGACCTGGCACGGATGATTCTTCAAAAGGGAGGGGGCGCCAGCCTCGAGGAGATGCGCTACATCGCCCGGCGCCTCATCGCCCGGAAACCGGCCGGCGAACCGAAGGAAAAAACCAGGGAAAAACCCGCGGCCCGATCAGGCGGCTGAGAAGGCTGCAACCGTGGCCACCGCCAGGGCGATTCCGAGAAGTTTCCGCTTCGTGAATCTCTCTTTCATCCACACCGTCGCCATGGCGGCGCTGACCACGAAACTCAATTGAGAGATGGGCACGACCACGCTGGCCTCGCCCGTCCGCATGGCGCTCATGAGCGCGATGATCCCGATGGGAAAACAAACGCCCGTCACCGCCGCATGCGCCCATCCGGCCCGGGAGAACTTCGGCCCTCCCTGGGAGAAAACCGCGAACAGAAAAGCCAGCCCCGTGAAGAAGACCGCCTGGCCGTGCATCAGCATCGAGGGCGCCTCCCCCGCCATCACCCCCAGCTTGTAGACGATATTGAGAAGACTGACCGCCACCATGGCCACCACCGCCCATACGATGGAGATCGGCGGGATCCCTCCCCGGCCCTGGGCGCGGCCCCCAAAATCGGAAAGCAGAAAAATCGCGCCCCCCGCAAACAAGAACCCGGCCGTTTTCCGCAGGGTGAGCGCCTCGCCGAGGAAGACAATCGCCAGGGCGGCGGCCACGATGAAGCTGATGCGGTAAATCGGGGTGCTGACGCTGGCCTCGCCCAGCCGGACGCTCCGCATGAAGGCCCAAAATCCGGTGAAGATGAAGACAGCCGCCGCAATTCCCAGGAACGTGTAGCGGCTCCAGGAATAGGCGCCCTCCAGATACGCCCAGATGATCGTGATGGGCAGCGCGATGCACGACTGGGAGAAAGTCATCGTCCCGGCGGAGATGCCCCGCCGGGCCGCGCGGCCGTAGGTAAAATCCGCCGCACCGATGAAAACGGTTGAAAAAAGAGCCGATAGCAGATGTCATGGGCGCACCCTAACCCGAAGGGAGGCGTGCCGCCAAAAGGCGAGGGCAGGAATGAGATCCCCCGGCCGGAGCAAGCGGCCCGGAGATATTTCGCCCGGAATTCGTTTCTCCTATCTTCCCTGCCCCAAAATTGTTATAATTATAAAAGAGGTTGACTGTGGGTTCCGGCGGGTACAGGTTACATGTGCAGGCGGTTGGTGGAGATTGATTTTCAACGTTTTGCCGGGAAGTTACCCCACTGCCCAGTTGACAGAAAACGAGGCGATTCATGGTTCGGATGATCGATCTGATTAAAAGCTCGAAAAACGCGGTCGCCGGCAACGACAAGGACAAAAAGCCGGCTTCCGCAGAATCCCGCGGCCGGGAAACCCCTTTCGCGCCGCCGGGCGGCGAG
Proteins encoded in this region:
- a CDS encoding ABC transporter ATP-binding protein; this encodes MARIKLENLVKKFGSVTAVAGVSFDIDDGEFMIMVGPSGCGKTTTLNMISGLETPTSGTLMIGERLVNDLDPGERGLGMVFQDLALFPHMTVFENVAFGLRVNKVADSEVRQRVQKVTETMKISHLLSKKPGQCSGGEAQRVALARTIITNPDVLLMDEPLSSLDAKLRIDMRTELKRLHEALKSTFVYVTHDQAEAMTMADRIVVMRDGHIQQIGTPLEIYRTPVNQFVATFFGTPTMNMISGRISAGENPLFQSEQFELSLRRDTVPASAFGRKVNLGIRSEHIRMGSAGVRGEIKLLEPLGNETLVFFTYGADPLFVAKTSADQEYRVGDSIHFDFNPNGVLFFDAEDGKRLE
- a CDS encoding S41 family peptidase, encoding MASPLTSRKPIAIVTLFAWLLILMLLSAAPAPGQTPSFPAPSPEAQSAIFLFREAAGTIEENYASLPDRKKFLAAGIFGLQKSLGKENLQVIQNSPRSFLLRSGENELAVHFGGSRGSELTSFESAYQFAVMNGKTEKKNKPLEIMYQALDGMISALDEFSGFLDPAAFRELQVETSGRFGGIGISVSMRDGYLTIIAPIEDTPGFRAGLLRGDIILAVNVEEIRNITLREAVTRMRGPPDTEVRLLIQRQGWEKPREFRIVRAVIETPSVTSRLLEGSIGYIRISTFHQETTHELDEALERLLKENPRGFILDLRNNPGGLLLQSVRVAERFLPRKSMIVFTKGRHREHVLYFHTEESGRVRRKPLVVLVNGGSASASEIVAGALQDLDRALLIGQKTFGKGSVQTIIPLGHETGIRLTTALYYTPLGRSIHHKGIRPDVVVADSKRPRSASSSAPGDGPPAFGENDPQLDLARMILQKGGGASLEEMRYIARRLIARKPAGEPKEKTREKPAARSGG
- a CDS encoding DMT family transporter, whose amino-acid sequence is MLSALFSTVFIGAADFTYGRAARRGISAGTMTFSQSCIALPITIIWAYLEGAYSWSRYTFLGIAAAVFIFTGFWAFMRSVRLGEASVSTPIYRISFIVAAALAIVFLGEALTLRKTAGFLFAGGAIFLLSDFGGRAQGRGGIPPISIVWAVVAMVAVSLLNIVYKLGVMAGEAPSMLMHGQAVFFTGLAFLFAVFSQGGPKFSRAGWAHAAVTGVCFPIGIIALMSAMRTGEASVVVPISQLSFVVSAAMATVWMKERFTKRKLLGIALAVATVAAFSAA